ACGTTTCACGTGAAACACGATGCACTCGCCGCGGGACTACAGCCGCACGACACTCCGAAATGCGTACGTATGGCAGCTTGTATGGAGCATCGCTGATAGACAGTACGGACTGTACGGATCAGCGACGCCGCCGGGTACGACTGGTCCGGGCAGCCTTGGCCCGCTTCGCCGCGAAGCGCACTCCGCCGGGACTCTCTCCAACTTCCACACGCACCACGGTGGAGAGCGGGTCGACGATCCCCTCGCCGACATGCAGCACTGAGGTCTCCACCACACCGAGCTTGCTCAGTGCAGCACGGGCCCCCTGGAGTTCCGCCTCTGCGGTGTCGCCCTTAAGTGCCAGCATCTCTCCGTACGGGCGCAGCAAAGGCACTCCCCAACCCGCCAGCCGGTCCAGCGGCGCCACAGCGCGCGCCGTCACCACATGCACGGGAGGCAGCTTGCCGAGCACCTCCTCGGCTCGGCCCCGGACGACGGTCACATGGTCCAAACCGAGCAGTTCGACCACTTCCTGGAGGAAGTTCGTCCGCCGCAGCAGCGGTTCGAGGAGCGTGATCTTCAAGTCCGGCCGTACCAGCGCCAGCGGAATGCCCGGGAGGCCCGCCCCCGAACCGACATCGCAGACCGTGACGCCCGCGGGCACTACCTCCGAGAGCACCGCACAGTTCAGCAGATGTCGCTCCCACAGTCGCGGCACCTCACGGGGACCGATCAGGCCGCGCCTCACTCCCGCGTCAGCGAGCAGCTCCGCGTACCGCACGGCCTCCGGGAAGACTTCTCCGAATACCGTCCGCGCCTCTTCGGGCGCCTGGGGAAGCTCTACTTCCTCCGTCACGGGAACCGTCCTTCCGTACCGCACTGTCGCGATGTGGACTGTGATGGCTGACTATCAGGCTGACAAAGATCGGCCCCGCCTGCGAACAGACGGGGCCGAGGAAACGATCGAGGTCAGGCCGGGAGTACGACGACGAAGCGCTGCGGCTCCTCGCCCTCGGACTCACTGCGCAGACCCGCGGCGGCGACCGCGTCATGCACAACCTTGCGCTCGAACGGCGTCATCGGGTTCAGCTTCACCGGCTCACCGGTGCTCTTCACCTCGTCGGCCGCCTTCGCGCCCAGCTCGGCGAGCTCCGTGCGCTTCTGGGCCCGGAAGCCCGCGATATCCAGCATCAGCCGGCTCCGGTCCCCGGTCTCCCGGTGCACAGCGAGCCGCGTCAGCTCCTGGAGAGCCTCCAGGACCTCGCCGTCGCGGCCCACGAGCTTCTGCAGATCCCGGCTGCCCCGGTCGCTGATGATCGAGACCGCTGCCCGGTCCGCCTCGACGTCCATGTCGATGTCGCCGTCAAGATCGGCGATGTCGAGCAGACCCTCGAGGTAGTCGGCCGCGATCTCCCCTTCCTGCTCGAGGCGGGTCAGGGTGTCGCCACTCTCGGCGGGGGCGGAGATGGTGCCTTCCGTCACGGATGGACTCCTTCTTGCTTACTTCTTGGACGACGGGTGCTTGGGCCGCTGCTGGCCCTTGCGCTGTCCGGACTTGGGCTGCTGGCGTGCGGAGCCTGAGGCGGGCTTGCCCGGCTTGGCGTCCTGCGGGGTGTCCTTCTGCAGCGAAGGCTTCGAAGCCGATTCGGCGGCATCAGCATCAGTGTCCTTCGCCGCGCCCGGCTGGGCAGCGGCGGACTGACGCTTCGCCTTGGTCTGGCGCTTGGGCTGCTGCCGCCTCTGAGCGGCGCCGCCCTCGGCCTCGGCCACTGCGACGTCGCTCTTGGTCACCGTGCCGTCCGCCTGAGCGGCGAAGCCCGCCTTGGCAAGCCCAGAGATGAACCGGCGCTCGTTCTCGTTGCGGTCCGGGCCCTTGGCCACGATCGCCTGGATCACGTTCCGCTTCCGCCGCGACTTGACCTCGCTGTGAACGGTCACGCCCTTCAGCAGACGCTGCAGGTAGTGGTCCTGAGCCTTGCTGCCCGGCGTCGGGTTCTGGTTGATCACGAACATCTGCTGGCCCATGGTCCACACGTTGGTGGTCAGCCAGTAGATGAGGACACCGACGGGGAAGTTGATACCCATCACGGCAAAGATGACCGGGAAGATGTACATCAGCATCTTCTGCTGCTGCATGTACGGCGTCTTGACCGTCAGGTCGACGTTCTTCTGCATCAGCTGGCGCTGCGTGTAGAACTGCGACGCCGACATCATGATGATCATGACCGCGGTGACAATGCGCACATCGGTCAGCGAGGCACCGAGGGCAGCAACCTCCGACGTACTGTCCGTGAACTTCGACGCAAGCGGGGCACCGAAGATGTGTGCCTGGCGCGCACTGTCCAGCAGCGACTCATTGATGACGCCGATGGTCTTGCCCGAGGCGATGCTGGAGAGCACGTGGTACAGAGCGAAGAAGAACGGCGACTGCGCGAGGATCGGAAGACACGAGGAGAGCGGGTTGGTGCCCGTCTCCTTGTACAGCTTCATCATCTCTTCGGACTGACGCTGCTTGTCGCTCTTGTAGCGCTCCTGGATCGCCTTCATCTTCGGCTGGAGCGCCTGCATGTTCCGGGTCGACTTGATCTGCTTCACAAAGAGCGGGATCAGACAGATCCGGATGAGGATCACCAGCGACACGATGGACAGTCCCCAGGCCCAGCCCGTGTTAGGGCCGAAGATCGCCCCGTAGACGGTGTGGAACTGGACGATGACCCACGAAACAGGTGTGGTGATAAAGCTGAAGAGACTGGCAATCGTGTCCACTAATCAGGCTCCTTGAGCATTTGGCGAGGTCTCTGCTGCCGGACTCGGGGGTTCGGGGGCCGACTCCCGGGGAGGCACATCGGCGGCGGAGTGCCCGCCCTTGCTGCCACGCAAGGCATCACGCAGCAGTTCGTGCCAACGCGGATGCTTGCGCGGCGGCACATGGTCCACGCCACCCGGCGACCATGGATTGCATCGCAGGATGCGCCAGGCGGTCAGCACTGTGCCCTTGATCGCGCCATGCCGGTCGATGGCTGTATATCCGTAGTGAGAACACGACGGGTAGTACCTGCAGACAGGGCCCAGCAGCGGGCTGATCGTCCACTGGTACAACTTGATCAGAGCCAGCAGCGGGTACTTCATCGCGCGCCCCCTCCCAGCAGCCGCTGGAGGGCGGCATCCAGGTCTCGGGCCAGCTGTTCATAAGCGGCGTCGCCCGCACCGGGCAGCGCCCGTACGACCACCAGGCTACCGGGGGGCAGCTCGGGGAGCCGTTCCCGTATCAGGTGGCGCAGTCTCCGCTTGACCTTGTTGCGTACGACTGCGCCGCCCACGGCCTTGCTCACGACGAAACCCGCACACGTCGGGGGAGCGCTCTCCCCAGGCGCGTGCGGGTCCGTTGCACCGCTGTGTAGATGGACGACGAGGAGCGGGCGACCGGCCCTGCGTCCCCGGCGTACCGCGGTCGCGAAGTCCTCGCGCCGCCTCAGCCGATTCTCGGTAGGCAGCACGTCATGACCTGTAAGCGATCAGGCGGACAGGCTGGCGCGACCCTTGCCACGGCGGTTCGCAAGAATCGCGCGGCCGGCACGGGTACGCATGCGCAGACGGAAGCCGTGGGTCTTGGCACGACGACGGTTGTTCGGCTGGAAGGTGCGCTTGCTCACTCGGGGGCTCCAGAAATGATTCGTAGATGGCGGGACATCGCCTGGCTGTCACCGTGCGCCCACGAGTAGCTCGCGTATACGCCCGAGTGCACCGCTTCACGATCACAGACCGTGATCTTTGCCCATCGGAGGCAGGCGGCAGCAGCCATCGACAACTCGACCTGGTCACGGTACGCGCGGCTACGCCATCCGGTCAAACCAGCCCCGTGACGGGGTCCACTATGCACAGGCTGTGGACAACAACTTGTACCGCGCGGCTCGGCCTGACTACCGTGGCTGAACTCCGATTCCTTTCCTGCCTGTCTTCCCATCCCGTCCCGAGAACCACACATTCGTGGGAAGGGACCTGTGAGAGAGCGTGCCTTGTGGCTGACGTACCTGCCGATCTTGCCGCAGTGTGGCCACGAGTGCTGGAGCAGCTCCTCGCGGAGGGCCAGCAGGGCATCGAGCCCAAGGACAAGCAGTGGATCGAGCGCTGCCAGCCCCTCGCGCTGGTGGCCGACACCGCTCTTCTCGCCGTTCCCAATGAATGGGGCAAGCGCGTCCTCGAAGGCCGGCTCGCCCCATTGATCAGCGAGACCCTCAGCCGTGAGTGCGGCCGTCCGATCCGAATCGCCATCACCGTCGACGACTCGGTGGGCGAGCCCCCGGCCCCCCAGACGCCGGCGCAACAGCAGCAGGCGCCCCGCTACCAGGGACCGCAGCACGACGAACCCCGCCAGAACGACCCTTACGAGGGGTACGGGCACCGGACCGGTGACGACGGACTGCCCACCGTCCGCCCTGCCTACCCCGAATACCAGCAGCACCAGCAGCAGCGACCGGAACCCGGCGCCTGGCCGCGTACCCAGGAGGACCTGTCCTGGCAGCAGCCGCGTCTCGGCGGCTTCCAGGACCGCGAGCCGTCCGCGGAGCAATGGCGCGAGCCGTACGCGACCGCCCGGCCGCGCCAGCCGCAGCACGACTACCGGCAGCCGCAACCGCCCGACCGCCAGCAGTACGAGCAGCACCAGCAGCAGCGACCGGAGCGGCACGAGCTGCCTGAGCGCCGGGCCCCGCACCGCGGCGCTCCTGGAGGAGCGCCCGGACCGCTGGGCGCGCAGCCGTCGCCGGCGCCCCGTCCCGGCGAGCCGCATGCCCGCCTCAACCCGAAGTACCTCTTCGACACCTTCGTCATCGGTGCGTCCAACCGGTTCGCGCACGCCGCGGCCGTCGCGGTCGCCGAGGCGCCGGCCAAGGCGTACAACCCCCTCTTCATCTATGGGGAGTCGGGACTCGGCAAGACCCACCTGCTGCATGCCATCGGGCACTACGCGCGCAGCCTCTACCCCGGCACGCGGGTGCGGTATGTCAGCTCCGAGGAGTTCACGAACGAGTTCATCAACTCGATCCGCGACGGCAAGGGTGACACCTTCCGCAAGCGCTACCGCGATGTGGACATCCTGCTGGTCGACGACATCCAGTTCCTGGCGAGCAAGGAGTCGACGCAGGAGGAGTTCTTCCACACGTTCAATACGCTCCACAACGCCAACAAGCAGATCGTGCTCTCCTCCGACCGGCCGCCCAAGCAGCTGGTGACGCTGGAGGACCGGCTTCGGAACCGCTTCGAGTGGGGTCTGACCACCGACGTACAACCGCCGGAGCTGGAGACGCGGATTGCCATCCTCCGTAAGAAGGCGGTACAGGAGCAGCTCAACGCTCCGCCGGAGGTGCTGGAGTTCATCGCCTCGCGGATCTCTCGCAACATCCGCGAGCTGGAGGGTGCGCTGATCCGGGTGACTGCGTTCGCGTCACTCAACCGGCAGCCGGTGGACCTCGGGCTCACCGAGATCGTCCTCAAGGACTTGATCCCGGGTGGGGAGGACTCGGCCCCCGAGATCACCGCGAGTGCGATCATGGCGGCGACCGCCGACTACTTCGGTCTGACGGTGGAGGATCTCTGCGGATCCTCGCGCAGCCGGGTGCTGGTGACGGCACGCCAGATCGCCATGTACCTCTGCCGTGAGCTCACCGACCTGTCGCTGCCGAAGATCGGTGCGCAGTTCGGCGGCCGCGACCACACGACCGTGATGCACGCGGACCGCAAGATCCGTGCGCTGATGGCCGAGCGACGCTCCATCTACAACCAGGTCACCGAGCTCACCAACCGCATCAAGAACGGCTGACGAGCCGGCACAGCAATCGCTGAAGAGGCCTTCGAGGGCGCTCCGGGACGAAATCCCGGGGCGCCCTTTCGGCGTTCCGCAGCCGCTCCGCGGATGTCCGGTGTTCGAATACACCGCCACGGGGCGGGTTCTCCACAGATCTGGGGAGGATCTTCCCTCCACAGCCTGGGGACTGGGAAGTTGTCCAGATTGCATCCACAGGGGCGACTGCCGGGACTTCATCACGGCAGGTCAGACGGCTGTGGATTTGTGGCCAACTCTGTTCCACAGGCTGTGGACGCAGAAACCGTCCACAGGACGTGATCGATGTTGTCCACCGGCGACCCACAGGCTATGCCGCGTTGCCCACAGCTTCTCCACACCCCTGTCCACTGTTCGGCAACGAACCAGCAGGTCTCACCGTGTCGAGTGAAAGGCGTCACACCAACGAGGTCGGTTGGGCTGTGGGGAACGTGGGTAAAGCTGGGGACAGCGCTGGGGAGAAGTCCCCTCAGGCTGTGCATCGGATGTGCAGAACTTTCGGGCGTCCACAGAAGAGCCGGGTTGTCCACCGGCTCCGCCCACAGGACCGGTGGACAAAAAAACGGGTCTGACCTGCGCAGATGACGTTATCCACGGTTTCCACAGGCCCTACTACTACTCCCACCTAGAGTTACCGGGAAATTCGCTTCGAAGAAGGCCCTGTGCACAACTGCAGCCCGGAACGTCGAGCACCTCTTGCGACGACTTGACCCCGACCCGCACCGACTGTCGGTGCCGTACGTCAGACTGGTCCCCGGCGACACAGCCGACGACGAAGGCCAGCAGGGCGAGCGAGCAACAGCAGGAGGCGGTTCCGGTGAAGATCCGGGTGGAGCGCGATGTACTCGCGGAGGCGGTGGCCTGGGTGGCCCGCAGCCTTCCGGCCCGTCCGCCGGCGCCCGTACTCGCGGGCCTTCTTCTGAAGGCGGAGGACGGTGCCCTCAGCTTCTCGAGCTTCGACTACGAGGTCTCGGCCCGTGTCTCGGTGGAGGCGGAGGTGGATGAGGACGGCACCGTTCTGGTCTCCGGCCGACTGCTTGCCGACATCTGCCGCGCTCTCCCCAACCGCCCGGTGGAGATTTCCACAGACGGTGTACGAGCGACCGTGGTCTGCGGCTCCTCGCGATTCACACTCCACACGCTGCCGGTGGAGGAGTACCCGGCGCTGCCGCAGATGCCGACCGCGACGGGCACCGTGCCCGGTGAGGTCTTCGCCTCCGCCGCCGCCCAGGTGGCCATCGCGGCCGGTCGCGACGACACGCTTCCCGTCCTCACCGGCGTGCGTATCGAGATCGAGGGCGACAGCGTCACGCTGGCCTCCACCGACCGTTACCGCTTCGCCGTCCGCGAGTTCCTGTGGAAGCCGGAGAACCCGGATGCGTCCGCCGTGGCGCTGGTGCCCGCCAAGACGCTGCTGGACACCGCCAAGGCGCTGACCAGCGGTGACACGGTCACTCTGGCGCTCTCCGGCTCGGGTGCGGGCGAGGGGCTGATCGGTTTCGAGGGTGCCGGGCGACGGACCACGACCCGACTGCTCGAAGGCGATCTGCCGAAGTACCGCACCCTCTTCCCCACTGAGTTCAACTCGATCGCTGTCATCGAGACCGCGCCCTTCGTGGAGGCCGTCAAGCGTGTGGCGCTCGTCGCCGAGCGGAACACCCCGGTGCGGCTCAGCTTCGAGCAGGGCGTGCTGATCCTCGAAGCCGGTTCCAGCGACGATGCACAGGCTGTGGAGCGTGTCGACGCGAACCTCGACGGCGACGACATCTCGATCGCCTTCAACCCGACCTTCCTGCTCGACGGTCTGAGCGCCATCGACTCGCCGGCCGCCCAGCTGTCCTTCACCACCTCGACCAAGCCCGCGCTGCTGAGCGGCAAGCCGGCTGTGGATGCCGAGGCCGACGAGGCGTACAAGTACCTGATCATGCCCGTCCGGCTGTCCGGCTGAGCCTCCCGATCGGGCTGAGACGGTGTGATCCCGACGGGCCTGCTTCCACCCGAGCAGGCCCGTCGGGCCGTGCGTACCGGCCGGGCGTAGGCTCAAAGCCGGGTACGAATCGGCATACAACGCTTAAGGAATCTGTGATGGAGCTCGGTCTCGTCGGCCTTGGCAAGATGGGCGGCAATATGCGCGAGCGCATCCGCCGCGCAGGCCACACTGTCATCGGCTACGACCGCAACCCGGACCTCGCCGATGTCCACAGCCTCGAGGAGCTTGTGGGCAAGCTGAAGGCCCCGCGGGTCGTGTGGGTGATGGTCCCGGCCGGCGCCGCGACCCAGTCCACCGTCGACGAGCTCGCCGATCTGCTCGAGCCGGGCGACGTGGTGGTGGACGGCGGCAACTCCCGCTGGACGGACGACGAGAAGCACGCGGTCGAGCTGGGCATCAAGCGCATCGGCTTCGTCGACTGCGGTGTCTCCGGCGGGGTCTGGGGCCTGGAGAACGGCTATGCGCTGATGTACGGCGGCGAGGCCGAGCACGTCGCGAAGGTTCAGCCGATCTTCGATGCGCTCAAGCCCGAGGGCGACTTCGGCGCGGTTCACGCGGGCAAGGTCGGCGCCGGTCACTTCGCCAAGATGGTTCACAACGGCATCGAGTACGCCATGATGCAGGCCTACGCCGAGGGCTGGGAGCTCCTGGAGAAGGTCCACTCCGTCACCGACGTACGCGAGGTATTCCGCTCCTGGCAGGCGGGCACGGTCATCCGTTCCTGGCTGCTCGACCTGGCGGTCAACGCGCTGGACGAGGACGAGCACCTGGAGAAGCTGCGCGGTTATGCACAGGACTCCGGCGAGGGCCGGTGGACTGTGGAAGCCGCGATCGACAACGCCGTGCCGCTGCCCGCGATCACCGCGGCGCTGTTCGCTCGGTTCGCGTCCCGTCAGGACGACTCCCCGCAGATGAAGATGATCGCGGCGCTGCGCAACCAGTTTGGCGGCCACGCGGTGGAGAGCAAGTAACCCTGAGCCGGGGGAGGTCGGCGTACATCCATGCACGTCACGCATTTGTCGCTGGCCGACTTCCGCTCGTACGCCCGGGTCGAGGTCCCACTCGACCCGGGCGTCACCGCGTTCGTGGGGCCGAACGGGCAGGGCAAGACGAATCTCGTCGAGGCGGTCGGCTATCTCGCGACGCTGGCCAGCCATCGGGTCTCGTCGGACGCTCCTCTGGTACGGATGGGGGCCGACCGCGCCGTCATCCGGGCCGCCGTCACACAGGGCGAGCGTTCCCAGCTGATCGAGCTGGAGCTCAACCCAGGGAAGGCGAACCGAGCCCGTATCAACAGGTCTTCACAGGTCAGACCTCGTGATGTGCTGGGGATAGTACGGACGGTGCTGTTCGCGCCGGAGGATCTGTCTTTGGTGAAGGGCGATCCGGGCGAGCGGCGACGGTTCCTCGACGAGCTGGTCACGGCGCGGTCGCCGCGGATGGCCGGGGTGCGGTCCGACTACGAGCGGGTGCTCAAGCAGCGCAACACGCTGCTGAAGTCGGCAGCGATGGCGCGACGGCACGGCGGACGCGGGATGGATCTGTCCACGCTGGATGTGTGGGACCAGCATCTGGCGCGGGTGGGGGCGGAGCTGCTGGCACAGCGGATCGATCTGATCGCCGCGATGCAGCCGCTGGCGGACAAGGCGTACGAGGCGCTGGCACCGGGGGGCGGGCCGGTTGCGCTGGAGTACCGTTCCTCCTCTTCTGCCGGCGGCGGGGTCTGTGCGCACGGTCGCGACGAGCTGTACGCACAGTTGATCGGCGCGCTTGCGGAGGTGCGCAAGCAGGAGATCGAGCGGGGTGTGACGCTGGTCGGTCCGCACCGCGATGAGCTGGTGCTCAAGCTGGGGCCGCTGCCGGCGAAGGGGTACGCCAGTCATGGCGAGTCCTGGTCCTACGCGCTGGCGCTGCGGCTGGCTTCGTACGAGCTGCTGCGGGCCGAAGGCAATGAGCCGGTGCTCGTCCTGGATGACGTTTTCGCGGAGCTGGACACGCGGCGTCGGGAGCGGCTCGCGGAACTGGTGGCTCCGGGTGAGCAGGTGCTGGTGACGGCGGCGGTCGACGACGATGTGCCGGGGGTGCTGGCCGGGGCGCGGTTCACGGTGGCCGACGGGGAGGTGGAGCGCGTATGAGCGAAGGGCCGGTGGGGTCCGGGGAGCCTGCGGAGTCGCCGAAGGTGCCCGAGTCGTCGGGCGTTGACCTGGCGCGGGTCGCGCTGCGCGCGGCGAAGGAACAGGCGAAGGCGCAGGGGGCGGCGGCTCAGCAGAAGAAGCAGGCCAGGCGGGGCGGCGGGCTGAGGTCGGGGGCGCGGGCGGACGGGCGTGATCCGCTGCCGCTCGGGGCGGCGATCAACCGGCTGATCACCGAGCGGGGCTGGGAGACGCCGGCCGCGGTGGGCGGCGTGATGGGGCGCTGGCCGCAGATCGTGGGCCCGGACCTGGCGAACCACTGCGTACCGCAGAAGTACGACGAGGACGAGCGTGTGCTGACCGTGCAGTGCGACTCGACGGCGTGGGCGACGCAGCTGCGGTTGCTGGCGCCG
This portion of the Streptomyces sp. NBC_01750 genome encodes:
- the rsmG gene encoding 16S rRNA (guanine(527)-N(7))-methyltransferase RsmG — its product is MTEEVELPQAPEEARTVFGEVFPEAVRYAELLADAGVRRGLIGPREVPRLWERHLLNCAVLSEVVPAGVTVCDVGSGAGLPGIPLALVRPDLKITLLEPLLRRTNFLQEVVELLGLDHVTVVRGRAEEVLGKLPPVHVVTARAVAPLDRLAGWGVPLLRPYGEMLALKGDTAEAELQGARAALSKLGVVETSVLHVGEGIVDPLSTVVRVEVGESPGGVRFAAKRAKAARTSRTRRRR
- a CDS encoding Jag family protein; amino-acid sequence: MTEGTISAPAESGDTLTRLEQEGEIAADYLEGLLDIADLDGDIDMDVEADRAAVSIISDRGSRDLQKLVGRDGEVLEALQELTRLAVHRETGDRSRLMLDIAGFRAQKRTELAELGAKAADEVKSTGEPVKLNPMTPFERKVVHDAVAAAGLRSESEGEEPQRFVVVLPA
- the yidC gene encoding membrane protein insertase YidC, whose translation is MDTIASLFSFITTPVSWVIVQFHTVYGAIFGPNTGWAWGLSIVSLVILIRICLIPLFVKQIKSTRNMQALQPKMKAIQERYKSDKQRQSEEMMKLYKETGTNPLSSCLPILAQSPFFFALYHVLSSIASGKTIGVINESLLDSARQAHIFGAPLASKFTDSTSEVAALGASLTDVRIVTAVMIIMMSASQFYTQRQLMQKNVDLTVKTPYMQQQKMLMYIFPVIFAVMGINFPVGVLIYWLTTNVWTMGQQMFVINQNPTPGSKAQDHYLQRLLKGVTVHSEVKSRRKRNVIQAIVAKGPDRNENERRFISGLAKAGFAAQADGTVTKSDVAVAEAEGGAAQRRQQPKRQTKAKRQSAAAQPGAAKDTDADAAESASKPSLQKDTPQDAKPGKPASGSARQQPKSGQRKGQQRPKHPSSKK
- the yidD gene encoding membrane protein insertion efficiency factor YidD translates to MKYPLLALIKLYQWTISPLLGPVCRYYPSCSHYGYTAIDRHGAIKGTVLTAWRILRCNPWSPGGVDHVPPRKHPRWHELLRDALRGSKGGHSAADVPPRESAPEPPSPAAETSPNAQGA
- the rnpA gene encoding ribonuclease P protein component, with protein sequence MLPTENRLRRREDFATAVRRGRRAGRPLLVVHLHSGATDPHAPGESAPPTCAGFVVSKAVGGAVVRNKVKRRLRHLIRERLPELPPGSLVVVRALPGAGDAAYEQLARDLDAALQRLLGGGAR
- the rpmH gene encoding 50S ribosomal protein L34 — its product is MSKRTFQPNNRRRAKTHGFRLRMRTRAGRAILANRRGKGRASLSA
- the dnaA gene encoding chromosomal replication initiator protein DnaA; translation: MADVPADLAAVWPRVLEQLLAEGQQGIEPKDKQWIERCQPLALVADTALLAVPNEWGKRVLEGRLAPLISETLSRECGRPIRIAITVDDSVGEPPAPQTPAQQQQAPRYQGPQHDEPRQNDPYEGYGHRTGDDGLPTVRPAYPEYQQHQQQRPEPGAWPRTQEDLSWQQPRLGGFQDREPSAEQWREPYATARPRQPQHDYRQPQPPDRQQYEQHQQQRPERHELPERRAPHRGAPGGAPGPLGAQPSPAPRPGEPHARLNPKYLFDTFVIGASNRFAHAAAVAVAEAPAKAYNPLFIYGESGLGKTHLLHAIGHYARSLYPGTRVRYVSSEEFTNEFINSIRDGKGDTFRKRYRDVDILLVDDIQFLASKESTQEEFFHTFNTLHNANKQIVLSSDRPPKQLVTLEDRLRNRFEWGLTTDVQPPELETRIAILRKKAVQEQLNAPPEVLEFIASRISRNIRELEGALIRVTAFASLNRQPVDLGLTEIVLKDLIPGGEDSAPEITASAIMAATADYFGLTVEDLCGSSRSRVLVTARQIAMYLCRELTDLSLPKIGAQFGGRDHTTVMHADRKIRALMAERRSIYNQVTELTNRIKNG
- the dnaN gene encoding DNA polymerase III subunit beta encodes the protein MKIRVERDVLAEAVAWVARSLPARPPAPVLAGLLLKAEDGALSFSSFDYEVSARVSVEAEVDEDGTVLVSGRLLADICRALPNRPVEISTDGVRATVVCGSSRFTLHTLPVEEYPALPQMPTATGTVPGEVFASAAAQVAIAAGRDDTLPVLTGVRIEIEGDSVTLASTDRYRFAVREFLWKPENPDASAVALVPAKTLLDTAKALTSGDTVTLALSGSGAGEGLIGFEGAGRRTTTRLLEGDLPKYRTLFPTEFNSIAVIETAPFVEAVKRVALVAERNTPVRLSFEQGVLILEAGSSDDAQAVERVDANLDGDDISIAFNPTFLLDGLSAIDSPAAQLSFTTSTKPALLSGKPAVDAEADEAYKYLIMPVRLSG
- the gnd gene encoding phosphogluconate dehydrogenase (NAD(+)-dependent, decarboxylating), translating into MELGLVGLGKMGGNMRERIRRAGHTVIGYDRNPDLADVHSLEELVGKLKAPRVVWVMVPAGAATQSTVDELADLLEPGDVVVDGGNSRWTDDEKHAVELGIKRIGFVDCGVSGGVWGLENGYALMYGGEAEHVAKVQPIFDALKPEGDFGAVHAGKVGAGHFAKMVHNGIEYAMMQAYAEGWELLEKVHSVTDVREVFRSWQAGTVIRSWLLDLAVNALDEDEHLEKLRGYAQDSGEGRWTVEAAIDNAVPLPAITAALFARFASRQDDSPQMKMIAALRNQFGGHAVESK
- the recF gene encoding DNA replication/repair protein RecF (All proteins in this family for which functions are known are DNA-binding proteins that assist the filamentation of RecA onto DNA for the initiation of recombination or recombinational repair.) — encoded protein: MHVTHLSLADFRSYARVEVPLDPGVTAFVGPNGQGKTNLVEAVGYLATLASHRVSSDAPLVRMGADRAVIRAAVTQGERSQLIELELNPGKANRARINRSSQVRPRDVLGIVRTVLFAPEDLSLVKGDPGERRRFLDELVTARSPRMAGVRSDYERVLKQRNTLLKSAAMARRHGGRGMDLSTLDVWDQHLARVGAELLAQRIDLIAAMQPLADKAYEALAPGGGPVALEYRSSSSAGGGVCAHGRDELYAQLIGALAEVRKQEIERGVTLVGPHRDELVLKLGPLPAKGYASHGESWSYALALRLASYELLRAEGNEPVLVLDDVFAELDTRRRERLAELVAPGEQVLVTAAVDDDVPGVLAGARFTVADGEVERV
- a CDS encoding DUF721 domain-containing protein, with protein sequence MSEGPVGSGEPAESPKVPESSGVDLARVALRAAKEQAKAQGAAAQQKKQARRGGGLRSGARADGRDPLPLGAAINRLITERGWETPAAVGGVMGRWPQIVGPDLANHCVPQKYDEDERVLTVQCDSTAWATQLRLLAPRLVARLNEDLGQGTVKLIKVLGPGGPPRRYGPLRAPGSVGPGDTYG